In Nocardia sp. NBC_01327, the genomic stretch ATCCCTCCAGGGAGGTGGGGCTGTGACGAATGACCGGCTGGAAGATTCACTGCTGAGCAACGGTTTTACTCCGGAGAGTGCGGCATCTGCGATCGGCGTAGACGCGAAAACCGTTGAGCGATGGATCAATAAGGGTCGGACGCCGTACCCGAAACATCGCCGTGCGCTCGCGGCTCTTGTCCATGAGACCGAGAACTACCTCTGGCCTGATGCCATCGATGCCGAACGGCGGACGGAACTAGCCGAAGCTGAAGTGATCAAGGTCTATCCGCATCGGAGTGTGATCCCGGCAGATCTGTGGTCCCGGCTTCTGCGCGATTGCTCCGAGCGCATCGACGTGTTGGTCCTGGCGGGTTTGTTCCTTGCTGAAGAACCGGCCTTCGCCAAGATCATCAAAACAAAAGTGCGCCAGGGGCTCTCAGTGCGGATGCTGTTCGGTGATCCAGTGGCGGACGAAGCCTCAAAACGGAGCGGTGAGGAGAGTCTTGCGGTCGGTACGGTGCCCGCTCGAATCAGGAACGCGCTCGCCCTCGTGGAGCCATTAGGCGATGTGGATGGTGTCGAGATTCGATTCCATGGCACGACGCTTTACAACTCGATCTTTCGATTCGATGATGAAATGATCGTGAATATGCACGTCTTCGGACTGCCCGGTGCCTACGCTCCGGCGCTGCACCTGCGCAGACTGGCGACTGGCGACCTGTTCGAGACGTACATGACCAGTTTTGAACACGTTTGGTCGAACTCCGATGCTGCCGACTTTTCGAGGATCAGAGGATGAGTCGAACTGACTTCTATTACGACCCGAAGGCTCCGGCTGCGAACAGCATCAAGGCTGCCGTCAGCGCGTTGATTCGCAACGCCCGTGGCGAGATCCTTCTCATCCATCGGACGGACAACAGTAAGTACTCGATTCCGGGCGGTGAACTTGAAGTTGGCGAGACCCCGGCTCAGGCGGTAGTCCGCGAAGTGAAGGAGGAGACGGGGATCGATGTGAAGGTGACAGGATTGATCGGCGTCTTCTCCGATCCCGAACATGTCATCGCATACGACGATGGCGAAGTGCGCCAAGAGTTCTCGATCTGCTTCAGGGCCGATCCCATTGGCGGAGAACTTCGGACGAGCTCCGAGTCCAAAGCGGTCAAGTGGGTCGCACCCGATGCGCTCCAGGCACTCGATATCCACCCCTCCATCAAGCTCCGCCTTGATCGCGGACTCGAAGATCGAGCCGAGCCCTATTTCACCTGAGTCCGATCGGTGAGAAGTTTCTCCGTCCGATCGCCCGCGGCGATGAGCTCCTCTGACGCCTCAGAGACAGATCTCGTCACGACGTGGTCGGGGCCATACCGCCGCAGAACTTCTTTGATTCGCCGCCGCACATCGGTGGCTGTGCCGGTCGGCGTTGTGGTCATGTCTGCCCACCACAGGGCGTCGCGAAGTGAAGTACGTTCGTCTGTCCACGGAATCGCAATGTCTCGGTTCCGGCCTTCAACGCATGCGCACGAATGGTGGGCCACCAAGGCGCACAACCGCTCTGGCGCTCCGAGCTCCGTCAGGAACACCGCGCCGTCTACAGGATGAAAGCCCGTGTGAGCAAGATGAGGGGCGTATCCGACATCGTGCAGCCATGCCGCGGCTACAAGCAGATCTCCGTCATCCACAACGGCGCTGGCTCGCTCGGCCTGCCTAGCGACGCCCTGGGTATGCCTCCATCGGCGGGGGAGTTCTGCGAGCTGGACACGCGCAATGTCGGCTGCCCAGCTACGTAAATCGGCGGTGACGCTCACACCGCCCAACGGTAGAGGCAGTTCTACAGCTTGTCGCCCAGTCGGGCTTTCCTGTGAGCGTCACGAGCCCGAGTCTCAGCGGTTGCTCGTGCGTATCTGCCGATCATCTGCCGGGACCGCCAACCGGCCAGCATCATCAGGTCTTGCTCCTGGCCGCCGCTGGCTAGCCAGTTGTGGGCGAAGAAGTGGCGTAGCTGATGTGGGTGCAGATGGCCGATGCCGGCCGCCTCGCCGCGGCGGTAGAGCATCTGCTGAATGCCGGAACTGGTCATCCTGCCTCGCTGACCCAGCCATAGCGCCGGGTTATCGTTACCGGCTTGGGTGTGAGCCTTCCGAACACGAAGGTAGCGCCGCAGTGCGATTCGGGTCTTGTCACCGAAGGGCAGGATGCGCGGTCGGCGGCCCTTGCCGATGACCAGCACGGTGTTTTCGCCGAAGTCCAAGGCGTCGATGTCGAGCGTCGTGATCTCGTTGATCCGCGGGCCGATGTCGGTCATGAGCCTGATGATTGCGGTGTCACGCCGGTCAGCGAAGTCGGTGCCTTCGCACTCGGCAAGCAGTTGGCGAAGGGCATCAACGGTGGGGACCGGGATCGGTTTGTCCGGGACGTTCGGCGGGCTCATGCGGTCGAAGGGGTTGACGGTCAGGATCTCTTCGGCTTCGAGGTACTTGCAGAACTGCTGAAGGCTGCGGTACTGCCGGTTCGCATAGTCGGCGGTGACCGGCCGTCCCGTTCGGCGGTTCGGGCGGTTGAGCGTGTCCTCTACATAGCTGCCGATGTTGTCGCGGGTAAGCGCGTCCACCATCGGTTCGACGCCCTGGGTCTGGAGGAATGCGACGAAATACCCGATGTCGCGGCTGTACGTGTCGATCGTCGACTTCGTGCGATTCGCCCGTCGAAGCTCGGTTGTGAAGTCCTCCAACAGCTCCGCGATGGCGTCTAGATCCTGCCCCATCTCGCGATTCTAGCCGCGATAATCCCTAGCTGTTTGAGCGCTGTACGGGCTGGGTATCCCTGAGTCTGCGACTGTCGTCGCAGGTCAGGGTGGGAAAGCGCCCCCGGCAGGAATCGAACCTGCGACCTAGGGATTAGAAGGCCCTTGCTCTATCCAACTGAGCTACGGAGGCAGTGCGGGGCATCGTGGGCGATGCGGCCACCAAACACCTTGACCCATATTGATCGTGGTGTCCAGCGCGATAAGTATAGCGAGCGTCCAGATCGTGATTGCGTGGTTGCCTAGCAACCGTTCGGCGCGTCGGGCGGGCAGTGCAGACCAGAAGACCGTAAACCCCCGGGGAGTCCGGACCCTTACTCCGAACTACCCTGGGCGTATGTCGTCACCGCAGGACCCGCCCGCAGCCACTGACGCCTCAGCGAATCGGACGAGTTCGGGGGTGACATTCACGGCGATCGCCGCCATGGGTGGCGCGATCACCGCGGTGGTGGCGGCGATGGTGGTCGGGCTTTCGGCGTCGCAGGCGCTCAGTCTGCTGGGCATTCCGGATCCGGGGCCGCTGACCACCTACGGACTGCCTGCCGTGCGGGCCATCGCTGATCTTGCCGCGGCCGTCACCGTCGGGTCGCTGCTGTTCGCGGCGTTCTTCGTACCGCCGCAGGCGAGTGGACTGCTCGATGTCGGCGGGTATCGCGCGCTGCGGCGCGCGGGAAACGCGGCGCTGGTGTGGGCGGCTGCCGCGGCGTTGCTGGTACCGCTGACACTGTCGGACACCACCGGGCAACCCTTCCAGAACTCGCTGCGACCGGAAGCGGTCTGGCGCGCCGCCGATCAGGTCGATGTGGCCGGGTCATGGCGATTCACAGTGTTTTTCGTGGTGGCGCTCGCGGTCGGCTGCCGAGTGGCGTTGCGCTGGGGATGGACGCCGCCGCTATTGCTGCTCTCGGTGGTGTCATTGCTGCCGGTTGCGCTCACCGGCCATTCGTCGGCGGGCGGGGCGCACGATATCGCCACCAATAGTTTGATCCTGCACCTGCTTTCGACCTGCTTCTGGGTGGGCGGATTGTTCGCGGTGCTGGCCTACGCACTGCGCGAGGGCAAATACACGGCGCTGGCCGCCCGCCGATTCTCGAAGGTCGCCACTGTCTCCTATGTGATGATCGCCATCAGCGGTGTGATCAATGCCTGGATCCGGGTGCCGTGGTCGGATCTGTTCAGTACTACTTATGGCCGGCTCGTCGTAGCCAAGGCGACCGCGTTGATCGTGCTCGGCATCATCGGTTTCCTGCAGCGCCGGCGCGCGTTGCCCGCGCTCGACAAGGATCCGAACGATCGCGGCGCGCTCATCCGATTCGCGGGCGTGGAGGTGCTGATCTTCGCGGCCACCATCGGCCTCGCCGTCGGCCTGGGTCGCACGCCGCCGCCGGATCTGCGCAAGATCCCGACGCCGGCCGAGGTGGAGATCGGCTACAACCTGGCCGGACCGCCCAGCATCATGCGTCTCGCATTCGACTGGCGCTTCGATCTGA encodes the following:
- a CDS encoding XRE family transcriptional regulator, with translation MTNDRLEDSLLSNGFTPESAASAIGVDAKTVERWINKGRTPYPKHRRALAALVHETENYLWPDAIDAERRTELAEAEVIKVYPHRSVIPADLWSRLLRDCSERIDVLVLAGLFLAEEPAFAKIIKTKVRQGLSVRMLFGDPVADEASKRSGEESLAVGTVPARIRNALALVEPLGDVDGVEIRFHGTTLYNSIFRFDDEMIVNMHVFGLPGAYAPALHLRRLATGDLFETYMTSFEHVWSNSDAADFSRIRG
- a CDS encoding NUDIX hydrolase, producing the protein MSRTDFYYDPKAPAANSIKAAVSALIRNARGEILLIHRTDNSKYSIPGGELEVGETPAQAVVREVKEETGIDVKVTGLIGVFSDPEHVIAYDDGEVRQEFSICFRADPIGGELRTSSESKAVKWVAPDALQALDIHPSIKLRLDRGLEDRAEPYFT
- a CDS encoding HD domain-containing protein codes for the protein MSVTADLRSWAADIARVQLAELPRRWRHTQGVARQAERASAVVDDGDLLVAAAWLHDVGYAPHLAHTGFHPVDGAVFLTELGAPERLCALVAHHSCACVEGRNRDIAIPWTDERTSLRDALWWADMTTTPTGTATDVRRRIKEVLRRYGPDHVVTRSVSEASEELIAAGDRTEKLLTDRTQVK
- a CDS encoding tyrosine-type recombinase/integrase, with the translated sequence MGQDLDAIAELLEDFTTELRRANRTKSTIDTYSRDIGYFVAFLQTQGVEPMVDALTRDNIGSYVEDTLNRPNRRTGRPVTADYANRQYRSLQQFCKYLEAEEILTVNPFDRMSPPNVPDKPIPVPTVDALRQLLAECEGTDFADRRDTAIIRLMTDIGPRINEITTLDIDALDFGENTVLVIGKGRRPRILPFGDKTRIALRRYLRVRKAHTQAGNDNPALWLGQRGRMTSSGIQQMLYRRGEAAGIGHLHPHQLRHFFAHNWLASGGQEQDLMMLAGWRSRQMIGRYARATAETRARDAHRKARLGDKL
- a CDS encoding cytochrome c oxidase assembly protein, which produces MSSPQDPPAATDASANRTSSGVTFTAIAAMGGAITAVVAAMVVGLSASQALSLLGIPDPGPLTTYGLPAVRAIADLAAAVTVGSLLFAAFFVPPQASGLLDVGGYRALRRAGNAALVWAAAAALLVPLTLSDTTGQPFQNSLRPEAVWRAADQVDVAGSWRFTVFFVVALAVGCRVALRWGWTPPLLLLSVVSLLPVALTGHSSAGGAHDIATNSLILHLLSTCFWVGGLFAVLAYALREGKYTALAARRFSKVATVSYVMIAISGVINAWIRVPWSDLFSTTYGRLVVAKATALIVLGIIGFLQRRRALPALDKDPNDRGALIRFAGVEVLIFAATIGLAVGLGRTPPPDLRKIPTPAEVEIGYNLAGPPSIMRLAFDWRFDLMFGTLAIVLAVLYLLGVRRLRQRGDAWPVGRTISWISACAVLLIATSSGIGRYAPAMFSVHMGQHMMLSMLAPILFALGGPVLLALRALTPAGRDAPPGPREWILAAVHNPVSRFMTQPVVAAVFFVSGFYVLYLGGVFDQFVGSHGAHILMNVHFLLSGYLFYWVVIGIDPKPRQVEPLTRLGMVFGSLPFHAFFGIALMSMETVLGGWFYRALGLGWNNNLLEDQHTGGSLAWASGEIPLVVVMLALLIQWSRSDKKLATRIDRAADRDDDAELNSYNAMYAELARRDREVRK